A segment of the Periophthalmus magnuspinnatus isolate fPerMag1 unplaced genomic scaffold, fPerMag1.2.pri scaffold_138_arrow_ctg1, whole genome shotgun sequence genome:
GTTCATGGAGATGGTTCAAGGCCTGTATGGCTTCAAGCTGCTGAGTCAGCGTACAGGTTTTTTCTTGGCTCTATTGCTGGAGGTTAGTTGCATCAACAAGTTGCATCTTGCCTTCTTCATCAGGTACATTAAAAGtagattaatgttttttttgtagctaCGGGAGCAACAGCTGTGTACCCCATTGATTTGGTAAAGACTCGTATGCAGAATCAGAGGTCAACAGGGTCATTTGTTGGAGAGCTGATGTACAAAAACAGCTTCGACTGTGCAAAGAAGGTGCTGCGTTATGAAGGATTCTTTGGCTTCTACAGAGGTAAAATCTATTTAATTGTTTGGGTCTGTGTTTCCTTTACACTCTTACATTGAATTATGTCCACAGGTCTTGTTCCACAGCTTATAGGTGTGGCACCAGAGAAAGCCATCAAACTCACGGTGAGTCATTTtctcaaaaatatttaaatcatacatgtgcatgtacatgttggATGTGATGCTAGCTGCTGGCATAGCTTGTTCAAAAACAAGATCAAATAAAAATgggcttgtttttgtttctcagGTAAATGATTTTGTGAGAGACAATTCACAGAAAAGGATGACTCCATTCCTTTATTTGCTGAGATTATGGCTGGAGGATGTGTAAGTGGCATTTCACATATTGATAAAAAACGTAATAGTTGTCTAATGAGCAAACCATATGAATGTTCCCTTCTGTTGTTTGTATTAGGCTGGTGGCTCTCAGGTTATCTTCACCAATCCTCTTGAGATTGTGAAGATTCGCCTGCAGGTGGCAGGAGAGATCACCACTGGTCCACGAGTCAGTGCACTGAGCGTGGTTCGAGATCTTGGATTCTTTGGGTTGTACAAGGTTTGACAATAATGCAATTACCTttggataatttttttttatagttttgtaaCATGTTCCTTGATGTCTTCACAGGGGgctaaagcatgtttttgagagATATTCCTTTTTCAGCCATCTATTTCCCTGTGTATGCACATACCAAGACCTACATGGCAGATGAGCAGGGCAGGCTGGGCCCATTGCAGCTGTTAACATCAGGAGCTATCGCAGGTAACATCAACAGCATCTCAAGTCCAATCTCCCAGTACTTTTCACCATTAAAGTCACAGGGTCTGCTGTGATTTTTATGTAGTTACTTCTGTTTTCCAGGTATCCCTGCTGCCTCTTTGGTAACGCCTGCTGATGTAATCAAGACTCGCCTGCAGGTGGCAGCGCGGGCCGGACAGACGACCTACAATGGTGTTGTGGACTGCTTCTGGAAAATCTTGAAAGAAGAAGGCTTCAGGGCTTTGTGGAAGGGAGCAGGAGGTGAGTTTATTTGCAGTCCATGTCAAAATTAACATATGATATTTTAACATCCACTTTGTCCTTCCAGCTCGCATGTGTCGATCTTCACCGCAGTTTGGTGTGACTCTGGTGACCTATGAACTCCTGCAGAGGTGGTTCTACATTGACTTTGGTGACAGTAAGTACAAAAATTGACATGCCATTTTTTGAGTTGATAAACATTTTCTGATGGCTCCCTCTCTCTGAAGTCGCCCAGCAGGATCTGAGCCTACTCCAAATCTCGGATTTCAGAGCTCCCGCCCATTAACGCGGATCACATTGGAGGGTACCGCCTGGCTGCCGCCACATTTGCAGGAGTGGAGAACAAATTTGGACTCCATCTCCCCAAATTTAAATCCTCTGGTGTAGTCTCTATACATCACTCAGAGCCACCTGCTGCTCCGGCTCAGGGACCATAGCTAGTTTAATATCATAACATTTTCATTTCCTGTTCCCATACCAAGAGATGACGTAACACAAAGAATACGCACAATAAAATACACTCCACAAATGAGGCTTTCAAACACCAGCAGAGCGCGCCCTTGCCTAGGACTCCTCTGGCCCTGTGGTTCCAGCTGCGGAGGAATACAGTGGCTCACAGCTGTGGGTTTTTCTACAAAAGCTAAAGCCTCAAGCTTCCTCTCAAAGTAGCtatgatttgtattttttttttgggcagATACTTGTGTGCGTAGGACTTTTTATTGGACAAATATATAAAGTGTATACTATTTCAGATTGGTTAACATGGTGAGTGGAACTTAACTCTTAAGACAGACTGTTCATACTGTAAAACACTGATGCAGCTAAAGagagttacaaagtgcactccAACTGTAACAGCAGCAGAAATGTTGGGCCTTTGATCCTGACCTCCAAGAATCGGTCTTACTGATGTACAGAACATTAAAGTGTTTTCTTGATAAAAGATCAAAAGGAAAATTAGcatataataaattaaatgtatttcaattatgtcattgtattttattgattAAAATCATGGGTTTGATTTTACAAATGCCTCGAGTTTGTTTAAGTGCCACAATGACATTGTTAGAAAGGGAATACAGTAAAGATGGACAAAGTatttcagtaaatatttttcaatatttttgcaatatCACAATGCTGTGTGGAGGGAATAAAGTTGAAATTACAGTATTTCTGTTAAGTTTGGTTCAAATTGAAATGTGTTGGAAAAAGGCTTACCAAATGGAAAATGGAAATGTAGAGTAAAATTACTTCTGTACTTATTGCCAGCTACTAATTGAGAGTAttgcaaatatttatttgaCCTGAAACTCGCATGAGATTTCACAAGAAATCAGAACATGTACTCTCAAGTTGTTGAAACAAATTGCAAATCAGTGTagtgttaaaaaaaactacGCAAAACTTGCTTTAATTTCAGGAATCTAGTATCTAAATGTTAAGagataaacaaaaaatgtacataaataataaatatctgGTTAAAATTCATGAAGTTGCACACATACTACTGTGTAGTTCAGAGTAGTAATATACCGCTTCAGTGGTGGTTAACACTGAGGAAATggttaaaacaaaagcaaaaccctttgcaataaagaaataaaaggtGCCAAGTAAAAAGGTTTGCACAAGTAAAAGTTGTCTTTAGCAGAGGAGTGGGTATTCAAGGTCCTGAGGGTCTCAGCATTTAAGCATTAC
Coding sequences within it:
- the LOC117393459 gene encoding LOW QUALITY PROTEIN: electrogenic aspartate/glutamate antiporter SLC25A12, mitochondrial-like (The sequence of the model RefSeq protein was modified relative to this genomic sequence to represent the inferred CDS: inserted 3 bases in 3 codons), whose product is HGDGSRPVWLQAAESAYRFFLGSIAGATGATAVYPIDLVKTRMQNQRSTGSFVGELMYKNSFDCAKKVLRYEGFFGFYRGLVPQLIGVAPEKAIKLTVNDFVRDXFTEKDDSIPLFAEIMAGGCAGGSQVIFTNPLEIVKIRLQVAGEITTGPRVSALSVVRDLGFFGLYKGAKACFXRDIPFSAIYFPVYAHTKTYMADEQGRLGPLQLLTSGAIAGIPAASLVTPADVIKTRLQVAARAGQTTYNGVVDCFWKILKEEGFRALWKGAGARMCRSSPQFGVTLVTYELLQRWFYIDFGDSNRPAGSEPTPXSRISELPPINADHIGGYRLAAATFAGVENKFGLHLPKFKSSGVVSIHHSEPPAAPAQGP